From a single Silene latifolia isolate original U9 population chromosome 6, ASM4854445v1, whole genome shotgun sequence genomic region:
- the LOC141658507 gene encoding ethylene-responsive transcription factor ERF023-like, producing the protein MEKPHYSTNTKNENQITSPGSPPTRPEQPDLNKFPGSETKHPVYRGVRKRRWGKWVSEIREPKKKSRIWLGSFPVPEMAARAYDVAAHCLKGCKAQLNFPEEIEFLPRPISRNARDIQAAAAKAAHMVAHEKSDDFTPSGGEGDHGNGIDDFWREIELPELMDSNNKIINGNNNGGNYVNVESYNLVSFMCSWSSSSCGEFL; encoded by the coding sequence ATGGAGAAACCACATTATAGTACAAATACCAAAAATGAAAATCAAATAACTTCCCCGGGATCGCCACCAACCCGACCTGAACAACCTGACCTGAATAAATTTCCAGGGTCCGAAACAAAGCACCCAGTATACCGGGGTGTAAGAAAAAGACGATGGGGTAAATGGGTGTCTGAGATCCGCGAGCCTAAGAAAAAAAGTCGGATTTGGCTCGGGTCATTTCCGGTTCCCGAGATGGCCGCCCGGGCTTATGACGTGGCGGCACATTGCTTAAAGGGCTGTAAAGCCCAACTAAACTTCCCTGAAGAAATAGAATTCTTACCACGGCCCATTAGCCGAAATGCAAGAGATATACAAGCCGCCGCGGCTAAAGCAGCCCACATGGTGGCCCATGAGAAATCGGACGATTTTACGCCGTCCGGCGGTGAAGGTGACCATGGTAATGGCATTGATGATTTTTGGAGAGAAATTGAGCTGCCAGAGTTGATGGATAgtaataataaaattattaatgGGAATAATAATGGAGGAAATTATGTAAATGTGGAATCGtataatttggtgagttttatgtgTAGTTGGAGTTCATCTTCATGTGGGGAGTTTCTTTAA